Proteins encoded within one genomic window of Arachis ipaensis cultivar K30076 chromosome B08, Araip1.1, whole genome shotgun sequence:
- the LOC107610797 gene encoding uncharacterized protein LOC107610797 produces MARVHCKNLLRIYKPSFFFLFETHTMFNNLKNFWDNLSFHCVGIEKTVGQRGGIWFLSSIANASCVVIDQIDQCITVKVSVGNLVWLCSAVYGSPQFEKRSMLWDHLRSINLGHNGSWIVVGDFNEIVAADESTCAYFSSHRASLLATTLDDCELFDLKVTGRRYTWYRAVQAGRDLTKKLDRALVNEAWMTMFPEGYSEIFSRLHFDHCSILVRCHGGPRVKGSHPFRFQTVWTTHPSYKHVISKAWNQEFGGVTERLKMVQQASLDFNSKIFGNIFVRKSKLEYQIDQIQRRLEVTDVLSLRIKEAELREVYNRLLLQEELFWYQKSREQWVKYSQEEALSFYKNLFGTTEEVEVDCLGDVPMPTLSTEACAKLIDPVSFMEVKLAVFSMSPFKNPGPDGFQAYFFKEYWEIIGTEIWNIVRSAFLGEYLNPSIMETLIVLIPKIDNPTFMKDFRPISLCNVVYKIITKVLTNRLRPFLPDIVSPLQRGFIPGRGTPDNIIAAQEILNFMKHTKSKKGSFAFKIDLEKAYDRVDWRVLESTLIAFGFSIITATKSQVQMVMHSLNIFCKASGMKVNLEKSKAFCSKNVTACRRDIFTSVSSIRFSLDLGRYLRVNLNHSRTSRASFHSVNEKFLWKGPVDGRGLSLVNWSTDKPWVALLRAKYLRNEEVLDGPVPCNASHVWKSISKAFGALKDAFSWYVRDVWKDGQWNLHDIFSIIPEDVKQHLNAYNPDLNAGESSGWSWGVASSRLYSARSGYSWLAKRNFDWNEHDNWLWVWRLYIPEKYKFLIWLSLHNAIPTAEFHLGRGLALSSTCHQCQNGSKSILHCLRECPSAKEVWNLLGLYSDNSDLRDWLYRGARSGDVFLFFSTIWWIWRSRNHDLFNIDDSWNASKVVSLIRSSIREFHTIFAMYQSLSPPSLCLHWVPPPVHSIKLNCDASCFAPLGYAGFGCIIRNPDGCWLKGFTGKVEVCSVLFAELYAIWRGLLLAWENGFREVIYKTDCLEALFLVNQRMLGKDIPKWDLAKHIQEVMNWNWRVSILLIQRNANSVADCMAKAAASDADIHSNWSQPWSEFQHPIDLDMNLAN; encoded by the exons ATGGCCCGTGTGCATTGCAAAAATTTGCTTAGAATATATAAaccatctttcttctttctctttgagaCTCATACCATGTTTAATAATTTGAAGAATTTTTGGGATAATTTGAGTTTTCATTGTGTTGGTATTGAGAAAACAGTAGGACAAAGGGGTGGCATTTGGTTTCTATCTTCTATTGCTAATGCTTCTTGTGTGGTTATTGACCAAATTGACCAATGTATCACAGTGAAAGTGAGTGTGGGTAACTTAGTTTGGCTTTGTAGTGCAGTGTATGGGAGTCCTCAATTCGAAAAAAGAAGTATGCTTTGGGATCATTTGCGTTCTATTAATTTAGGCCATAATGGATCGTGGATCGTcgttggtgattttaatgagatTGTGGCAGCAGACGAGAGTACATGTGCTTATTTTTCTTCTCACAGAGCTAGTCTATTAGCTACTACTCTAGATGACTGTGAGCTCTTTGATCTTAAAGTGACTGGTAGGAGATATACTTGGTATAGAGCAGTTCAGGCTGGCAGGGACTTGACTAAAAAATTAGATAGAGCTCTAGTTAATGAGGCGTGGATGACAATGTTTCCTGAGGGTTATTCTGAAATTTTTAGCAGGCTTCATTTTGATCATTGTTCTATTTTAGTTCGTTGTCATGGTGGCCCCAGAGTGAAAGGTTCTCATCCTTTTAGGTTCCAAACTGTGTGGACAACACATCCTTCTTATAAACATGTTATTAGTAAGGCTTGGAATCAAGAGTTTGGAGGCGTTACTGAAAGGCTTAAGATGGTTCAACAAGCTTCTTTAGACTTTAACTCAAAgatttttggaaatatttttgTGCGAAAAAGTAAGCTGGAATATCAGATTGATCAGATTCAACGGCGTTTGGAGGTTACCGATGTGTTATCTCTGAGAATTAAAGAAGCTGAGCTGAGGGAAGTTTACAATAGGCTTTTATTGCAAGAGGAACTTTTTTGGTACCAGAAATCTAGAGAGCAGTGGGTCAA ATATTCTCAGGAAGAAGCCCTCTCTTTTTACAAGAATCTCTTTGGTACAACGGAAGAGGTTGAGGTTGATTGTTTAGGAGATGTTCCGATGCCCACTCTAAGCACCGAGGCTTGTGCTAAGTTAATTGACCCTGTCTCTTTTATGGAAGTCAAGTTAGCAGTATTCAGTATGAGCCCTTTTAAGAATCCTGGTCCAGATGGCTTTCAagcttatttttttaaagaatattgggagataaTAGGCACTGAGATTTGGAATATTGTTCGGAGTGCTTTTTTGGGAGAGTACTTAAATCCTAGCATCATGGAAACTCTGATTGTGCTTATTCCTAAAATTGATAACCCTACCTTTATGAAGGATTTCAGGCCTATTAGCTTGTGTAATGTTGTTTATAAAATTATCACCAAAGTATTGACTAATCGACTTCGGCCTTTTCTTCCAGATATTGTTAGTCCTTTACAAAGAGGTTTCATTCCGGGTCGTGGTACTCCTGATAATATTATTGCGGCCCAAGAAATTCTAAATTTCATGAAGCACACAAAATCCAAGAAAGGTAGTTTTGCTTTTAAAATTGATcttgaaaaagcttatgatagggTGGATTGGAGGGTTTTGGAGAGTACTCTCATTGCTTTTGGTTTTTCTATCATCact GCTACAAAGAGTCAGGTCCAAATGGTCATGCATTCTCTTAACATTTTTTGCAAGGCATCTGGCATGAAAGTGAATCTTGAAAAGTCTAAagctttttgttctaaaaatgtgACTGCTTgtagaagagatatttttactagtgtttctTCAATACGTTTTTCTTTGGACTTAGGAAGATATCTTAGAgttaaccttaatcattcccGTACCAGTAGGGCTTCTTTTCATTCGGTGAATGAAAAG TTTCTTTGGAAGGGTCCAGTTGATGGTAGAGgtctttctcttgttaattggaGTACC GACAAGCCTTGGGTTGCTCTATTGAGGGCGAAGTATCTGAGGAATGAGGAAGTTTTAGATGGCCCTGTCCCTTGCAACGCTTCTCATGTTTGGAAGAGTATCTCAAAGGCTTTTGGTGCTCTTAAGGATGCCTTCTCTTGGTACGTTAG AGACGTTTGGAAAGATGGTCAATGGAATCTCCATGATATTTTCTCTATCATTCCAGAAGATGTCAAACAGCATTTGAATGCTTATAATCCGGATTTGAATGCTGGAGAGAGTTCGGGTTGGTCGTGGGGTGTGGCATCTTCTAGACTCTACTCAGCTAGGAGTGGGTACAGTTGGCTAGCCAAAAGAAACTTTGACTGGAATGAGCATGATAATTGGTTGTGGGTATGGCGACTGTATATTCCTGAGAAGTACAAGTTCTTGATTTGGCTCAGTCTTCATAATGCTATTCCTACGGCAGAGTTTCATTTAGGTCGTGGCTTAGCTTTATCTAGCACCTGTCATCAGTGTCAGAATGGTTCTAAATCCATTCTTCATTGTCTTCGGGAGTGCCCTAGTGCCAAGGAGGTCTGGAACCTTTTAGGCCTGTATTCAGATAACTCGGATTTACGTGATTGGCTCTACAGAGGTGCAAGGAGTGgagatgtttttcttttcttttcgaccaTATGGTGGATTTGGAGAAGCAGGAATCATGACTTATTTAATATAGATGATTCTTGGAATGCTAGTAAAGTGGTGAGTTTGATTCGTAGTTCAATAAGGGAGTTTCACACTATTTTTGCTATGTATCAATCTTTGTCTCCTCCTTCGCTTTGTTTGCATTGGGTTCCACCTCCAGTTCATTCTattaaattgaattgtgatgctagttgttTTGCTCCTCTTGGCTATGCTGGTTTTGGTTGTATCATTCGCAATCCTGATGGATGTTGGTTGAAAGGTTTCACTGGGAAAGTCGAAGTATGCAGTGTTCTTTTTGCTGAATTGTATGCAATTTGGAGAGGTTTACTTCTTGCTTGGGAGAATGGATTTCGTGAGGTTATTTATAAAACAGACTGTTTAGAAGCTCTTTTCTTGGTAAACCAAAGAATGCTTGGTAAGGATATTCCGAAATGGGATTTGGCAAAGCATATACAGGAGGttatgaattggaattggagagtctctattcttttaattcagagGAATGCAAATAGTGTTGCAGATTGTATGGCTAAAGCAGCCGCTTCTGATGCGGACATTCACTCGAATTGGAGCCAACCATGGAGTGAGTTTCAACATCCAATAGATTTAGATATGAATCTAGccaattaa
- the LOC107613685 gene encoding adenylosuccinate synthetase 2, chloroplastic — MNISHLTLDSHTLFNPQCPSFSFLRCTPRNVVVCSAKPVAPPSLPPKLATAQSSDGRIGSLSQVSGVLGCQWGDEGKGKLVDILAQHFKIVARCQGGANAGHTIYNAEGKKFALHLVPSGILNEDTLCIIGNGVVVHLPGLFKEIDGLESSGISCQGRILISDRAHLLFDFHQEVDGLREAELAKSFIGTTKRGIGPCYASKANRNGIRVSDLRHMDTFPQKLDLLLSDAASRFKDFKYGPEMLKEEVEKYKRYAERLEPFIADTVHVMNDAITQKKKILVEGGQATMLDIDFGTYPFVTSSSPSAGGICTGLGIAPRVVGDLIGVVKAYTTRVGSGPFPTEILGPGGDLLRFAGQEFGTTTGRPRRCGWLDIVALKYSCQINGFSSLNLTKLDVLSDLGEIKLGVSYKHADGTPVKSFPSDLRLLEQLEVEYETLPGWKSDISKIRNYSDLPKVARQYVERIEELVGVPIHYIGVGPGRDALIFK, encoded by the exons ATGAACATCTCACACCTCACACTGGATTCCCACACGCTCTTCAACCCTCAATGCCCTTCATTCTCCTTCCTCCGTTGCACACCTCGAAACGTAGTCGTATGCTCAGCCAAGCCCGTAGCCCCTCCTTCTCTTCCACCCAAGCTCGCCACCGCCCAATCCTCCGACGGTCGAATCGGATCTCTTAGTCAGGTCTCTGGCGTCTTGGGTTGCCAATGGGGTGATGAGGGCAAAGGCAAACTCGTCGATATCTTAGCTCAACACTTCAAGATTGTTGCTCGTTGTCAG GGTGGAGCTAATGCTGGGCATACCATTTACAATGCAGAAGGAAAGAAGTTCGCCCTTCATCTTGTTCCTTCTGGTATTCTTAACGAGGATACCCTTTGTATTATTGGGAATGGAGTTGTGGTGCATCTTCCGGGGCTGTTTAAGGAAATTGATGGCCTTGAATCTAGTGGGATCTCTTGCCAGGGGAGGATTTTGATATCTGATCGTGCTCACTTGTTGTTTGATTTCCACCAAGAAGTGGATGGGTTAAGGGAAGCCGAACTTGCTAAATCTTTCATTGGCACGACCAAGAGAGGCATTGGGCCATGCTACGCTAGCAAGGCTAACCGTAATGGTATtagggtaagtgatttgaggcaCATGGATACTTTCCCACAGAAGCTTGATCTTTTGTTATCAGATGCAGCATCAAGGTTCAAAGATTTTAAATATGGTCCAGAAATGCTCAAGGAAGAAgtagaaaagtacaagagatatGCTGAGAGACTGGAACCATTTATTGCAGATACTGTGCATGTCATGAATGATGCTATAACACAAAAGAAGAAGATTTTGGTTGAAGGAGGTCAAGCAACCATGTTGGACATTGATTTTGGAACTTATCCATTTGTTACTTCGTCTAGCCCGTCAGCTGGTGGGATATGCACTGGTCTTGGTATTGCTCCAAGAGTTGTTGGTGACTTAATAGGAGTG GTGAAAGCATACACTACAAGAGTTGGTTCTGGTCCCTTTCCAACAGAAATTTTGGGTCCAGGGGGTGATCTCCTTAGATTTGCTGGGCAGGAGTTTGGTACAACTACTGGCCGTCCTCGACGATGTGGTTGGCTTGATATAGTTGCGCTGAAATACTCCTGCCAGATCAATGGTTTTTCATCATTGAATCTCACTAAGCTAGATGTTTTATCAGATCTTGGTGAGATAAAGTTAGGAGTCTCTTATAAACATGCTGATGGTACCCCGGTCAAATCTTTCCCTTCAGATCTCCGTCTTCTTGAGCAATTGGAG GTGGAATATGAAACACTTCCTGGATGGAAATCCGACATCTCTAAGATCAGAAACTATTCTGACCTTCCGAAGGTTGCCCGGCAGTATGTGGAAAGGATAGAAGAACTTGTTGGTGTCCCCATTCACTACATTGGTGTTGGGCCAGGACGCGACGCCCTCATATTCAAGTGA